Proteins from one Lacrimispora sphenoides genomic window:
- a CDS encoding LytTR family DNA-binding domain-containing protein: MHEKDKYIEASLTLHKIQEDLDKTFYQCHKSYIVNLNHIKEIDHRRCIAIMANGREVKIAIRQLKNLEKYYIEFLSNR, from the coding sequence ATACACGAAAAGGATAAATATATAGAAGCATCGTTGACGCTTCATAAAATACAGGAAGATCTTGACAAAACATTTTATCAGTGCCATAAATCATATATAGTCAATTTGAATCACATAAAGGAAATAGATCATAGAAGATGTATTGCCATAATGGCGAATGGTCGAGAAGTAAAGATTGCAATAAGGCAGCTGAAAAATTTAGAAAAGTATTACATAGAATTTCTTTCAAATAGGTAG
- a CDS encoding LysM peptidoglycan-binding domain-containing protein, whose amino-acid sequence MVIHVVQPGETIYSISEYYEIPVDRLILENGITNPNDLAVGQTIVIVQPETLYTVQVGDTLESIAEQHGTTPMELLRNNPYLSDREYLYAGETIVISYQTNKTRSVGTIGYTFPYIDRFILTKTLPYLTYLTIFNYRTTSEGEIISSSDDTEIIQLAKTYGAAPMMFISTMTEEGIIRREVTYNIINNPTVQDRFIDNALYILRTKGFYGINIYAENVTNGNIDSIAAYLKRASAIFHSEGYKVLVTITPATNVDIPGVNFERLDYSKLSEFADGIIFSSYDWARSYSYPSAIFPVNILRELLDYVVNIIPSEKIFLGVTVLGYDWTLPYVPGATEAVIISNNRAVEIASENDIPIQFNEAAQSSYFYYMDIDGILHVVWFKDARSFDARARLVEEYNLQGLSIWTVMRFDTQMWLIINTQYYIQKF is encoded by the coding sequence ATGGTCATACATGTTGTCCAGCCCGGTGAAACCATCTATTCAATATCAGAGTATTACGAAATCCCTGTTGACAGATTAATATTGGAGAACGGAATTACAAATCCTAACGATTTAGCAGTAGGCCAGACTATTGTAATTGTTCAACCTGAAACACTTTATACCGTCCAGGTCGGTGATACCTTAGAGAGTATTGCGGAGCAGCATGGTACTACGCCAATGGAACTATTAAGAAATAACCCCTATCTTTCCGATAGAGAATATTTGTACGCTGGTGAAACGATTGTTATTAGTTATCAGACGAATAAAACAAGATCAGTTGGTACTATTGGTTATACATTTCCTTATATAGATAGATTTATTTTAACAAAGACGCTCCCTTATTTAACTTATCTGACTATTTTTAATTATAGGACTACAAGTGAAGGCGAAATTATCTCCAGTTCTGATGATACTGAAATTATCCAGTTAGCTAAAACATATGGTGCTGCGCCCATGATGTTTATTTCCACTATGACTGAAGAGGGAATCATTAGACGTGAAGTAACCTATAATATTATAAATAACCCTACTGTGCAGGATCGCTTTATTGATAACGCTCTTTACATATTAAGAACGAAAGGTTTTTATGGTATAAATATATATGCCGAAAACGTAACCAATGGCAACATAGACAGCATTGCAGCATATTTGAAAAGAGCCTCTGCAATATTTCATTCAGAAGGTTATAAGGTGCTGGTTACCATTACACCGGCAACGAATGTAGATATACCAGGCGTCAATTTTGAAAGATTAGACTATTCAAAATTATCTGAATTTGCAGATGGAATTATATTTTCTTCTTATGACTGGGCAAGGTCTTATAGCTATCCAAGCGCAATATTTCCGGTTAATATTTTACGAGAATTGTTAGATTATGTGGTTAATATTATTCCCTCCGAAAAAATTTTTCTAGGAGTCACCGTTCTAGGTTATGATTGGACACTTCCATATGTTCCAGGTGCCACAGAAGCTGTTATAATATCTAATAATAGAGCAGTGGAAATTGCATCGGAAAACGATATACCAATACAATTTAATGAAGCAGCACAGTCATCTTACTTCTACTATATGGATATCGATGGGATTCTGCATGTAGTATGGTTTAAAGATGCAAGAAGCTTTGATGCAAGGGCTAGACTTGTAGAGGAATATAATCTTCAAGGTTTATCTATTTGGACTGTTATGAGATTCGATACCCAAATGTGGCTTATTATTAATACTCAATATTACATTCAGAAGTTTTAA
- a CDS encoding YmaF family protein, with protein MAEREEDPHNHRFATVSGEAIPAGKNHFHEVKFRTDFYENHFHEFRGKTSLAIPVGGGRHVHFLESVTEVSDGHVHDFRVATLINDPIGEEDKSTTSQDSLRNKLYM; from the coding sequence ATAGCAGAACGCGAAGAAGATCCCCATAATCATCGTTTTGCTACGGTTTCAGGTGAAGCAATTCCTGCAGGTAAGAACCACTTTCATGAAGTAAAATTTAGAACAGATTTTTATGAAAATCATTTTCATGAATTTCGTGGCAAAACATCGCTTGCAATTCCTGTTGGTGGGGGCAGACATGTTCATTTTCTGGAATCAGTAACAGAAGTGAGCGATGGTCACGTTCATGACTTTAGAGTAGCCACCTTGATTAATGATCCTATCGGTGAAGAAGATAAGTCCACCACATCTCAGGATAGTTTGAGAAATAAATTATATATGTAA
- a CDS encoding response regulator: MVISIKKVDTKCYRYMCEDDKWQLERLRRIISDIIQTVGLSESMEIVCASTNPLDIIDYLYRNPKQSLYFLDIDLGQYMNGLDLGVKIREIDPRGYIVIVTVHSEMAILTIRRKIEAMDFIEKDEPLSIPVRVRDCMIHALELFCTMPESQISKKISFISNQAPMAKNLYEIYFIEAIPL; the protein is encoded by the coding sequence ATGGTAATATCAATAAAAAAGGTAGATACAAAATGTTACCGATATATGTGTGAAGATGATAAATGGCAACTGGAGAGACTTAGGAGAATCATATCAGATATAATACAAACGGTAGGTTTGAGTGAATCTATGGAAATTGTATGTGCATCTACAAATCCGCTGGATATTATAGATTATTTGTACAGGAACCCAAAGCAATCACTGTATTTTTTAGATATAGACCTAGGGCAATATATGAATGGTTTAGACTTAGGGGTAAAAATTAGAGAAATAGATCCAAGAGGATATATTGTTATAGTAACAGTGCATTCAGAAATGGCAATCCTTACAATCAGGCGAAAGATTGAAGCAATGGATTTTATAGAAAAGGATGAGCCACTAAGTATACCTGTGAGAGTTAGAGACTGTATGATACATGCGCTTGAATTATTTTGTACCATGCCTGAAAGTCAAATATCAAAGAAGATAAGCTTTATAAGCAATCAGGCACCAATGGCTAAAAATTTATATGAAATATATTTTATAGAAGCAATACCATTATAA